From the genome of Brachionichthys hirsutus isolate HB-005 chromosome 9, CSIRO-AGI_Bhir_v1, whole genome shotgun sequence:
TACACACACGAGTTTCTGCTTGAGTTGTGTGTACAAATATTTGCCACACCAATGTGATCCATCATTGTGTTCCTACTCTGCAACTAGAGAACATACAAATaggtgggactcgaacccgcaacctccttgctgtgaggcgacgggGCTGCAGAAACCGGTGTCACCTTTTTAAGATGATAAAACTGCAGTGACGTAAACAACGTCATTGATACGGGTCGAGATATTCTGTGCGGGGTTAGCATTAGCGCGCtagcgctagctagctagctagctcacCGGTCAGACCGAAGCACTCCTCCTTCCAGTACTTGGACTCGTAGATCCGGGTTCGGGTGATCTTCTCCACCAGGTACTGCGGGTTCGTCCCGTGGATGCTGTTCGCGTCTTTCACGGTTCGGTTCGCCATTTCAATGAGACGCGAGTCGCTAAACGATGCGCTGATCGCAGCGATATGCGGAGgcgtagaagaagaagacttcCGTTCccccttcacaataaaagcgaTTTGTTTTCCGGTTAGTTTCACGTGcaacatttattcacatttacatatttaataactgtaatactgtatattattactGTCTGGCATACAGTTTGACGTCGTTGAGTTTTTAAACgtgtatttttaatgtattttagcGTGTATTTCTTGCTCTCTATTTCCCTGCCATTATATCTTgtaccagcaggtggcgacaTGAAACCATCTATGCTATAATtgaaaccaaagaagaagagaccGGAAACGATGACATTTTCGCGCGAAAGGTCTGTTCCGCTGTGTCTCCTGCAGGTGATCCGGAGAAGCTTCTCCTCTGGAACGAGGCGCATCATCGGCGCTGATCAGCTCCGCTCCAGGTCTCCGGTTATCTTCACTTATTGATCACCCTTTGTTCGGAGCGCGTGCGCAAACCGCAACGCGCGGCCACGAGATGAAATATCTGACCAGACTGAGAGTGAGACGGAAGTACAGGTGGTGTGGAGATCCGGTCAGCTTCAACCGGAAGATACGAACGTTTGAGTACCGGTCAGTTCCACGAATCggctctctctctacctgtctgtctgtctctctctctacctgtctgtctgtctacctgtctgtctctctctctacctgtctctctctctgcctgtctctctgtctctctgcctgtctgtctgtctctctacttgtctctctctctctctctacctgtctgtctgtctctctacctgtctgtctgtctctctacttgtctctctctctctctctacctgtctgtctctctgactctctctctgcctgtctgtctctctctctgtctgtctaaaATGCTTCTTTGctggcttttattgtgaaggtcCAGCTGTTGCTTCCTTCCTGTACGTGTTGTTTTTGCTGGCTGGTGCTCCTGCcgggcttttattgtgaaggtcCAGCTGTtgcttccttcctgtttgtgtctggTTGCTTCAGCTCGCTGGCCATCCAGGTGGAGGGCGTCCGCCGGACGACCTTCGTCACCACCGGGCAGCACATCCTCATCGAGggcgacgacgacgacaacCCGTTCGTGGCCAAAGTCCTCCGGCTGTTTGGCGACGGTGAGTCtcggccggcgccggcgccgcgtCGGCGCGCCGCTGACCCGCTTCTCTCACGCCACTTCAGAGGGCGGGGCCCAGATGAAGGCGGAGGTCCAGTGGTTCGTCCGTGTTTCTGAAGTGCCTTTGGGCAAACTGAAGCTGCTGGGCCGAGAGCCTCACCCGCAGGAGATCTTCCTCTATGGGGGGCGCAGCTGTGAAGACGAGGTCGACGCCCAGTCCATCCTCAGACCCGTGGAGGTGGGGCTCGCACTCGttcagcttcctgtgtgtggcCCAGGTGCATGTTGGGTACCGTGTTCAGCCCGTGTTCCTTCCGTCACAGGTGAGGCATGTGGGCGGAGCGGCGCCGTTCCCGCCCCCCGGCGGCGAGGACGTTCTGTACGTGAAGCTGTCCTGGGACTCCAAGGCCTTCCGGGCGGTTGACTCTGCTCACCTGGGCTCAGGTGCTCCGGGTCCCAGACCCTCCCTCCCGCCGTCCCCCCCCTGCTCGCCGCCGGCGGCGGCTCCGGGGTCTCGGCCCGCCCCTGGGCGTGTCCTGCCGACCCCCGACCTCGCCGTGATGCGCCGGGCCGCGTCGAGcacgggggggggcggcgccgcGGAGGCCGAGTCGCTGCACTCCACCACCAAACTGTCCGCGTCCAGGTGTCTCAGCgccaggaggcggggctccaCAGCGGGGGCGGCCGCCGTCCGCAagaagctgcagctgagcaGTGAGTCCTCGTCGGTGTCCTCATCGGTGTCCTCATCGGTGTCCTCATCGGAGTCCTCATCGGTGTCCTCGTCGGCGTCCTCGTCGGTGTCCTCATCGGAGTCCTCTGCGTCGTCgtcctccgtgtcctcctcgGTGTCCTCCTTGGTGTCCTCATCGGCGTCCTCCTCGGTGTCTTCTGCGTCGTCGTCCTCCGTGTCCTCATCGGTGTCCTCGGTGTCgtcctccgtgtcctcctcgTTGTCCTCCTTGGTGTCCTCGTTGTCCTCATCGGTGTCGTCCTCTGTGTCCTCATCGCGTCCTCATCGGTGTCCTCGGTGTCGTCCTCCGTGTCTTCCTCTGTGTTGTCCTCCAGGTTTTAGGTCTTTGTCCACCAACCGTTTCTTCCGTCCCTTCAGGTCCAGACAAGACGCCGCCGATGAGCGAAGACGTCCAGCTGTTGGACGAGGAGGAGTCGGGCGTGATGCTGGCTCAGAGactgtctttgtctccccctGAGGCCCCGCCCATGACCCTCCGGaagccccccagcccccccggCGCACCGCTGGACCATGTCCTGCTGAAGAACGCCACCGTTGTTCTGGACAAATACCCCCACGAGACGAACAGCCCCGTGTCTCCTGCCAGAGACGCCTGCTGCAGGTTGgcgtccccccccgtcccgctGAACTCTGACAGACAGCCTGTCCCCCATGTCCATGTGAGACATGTGTCCTCGCCATGTTTGGGGACAGGTGTGTCCTCACCTGGGGAGATGGAGGTTAAATCGTGACGCTGAAAGCTGCTGTCTCTCGCAGGGACGGAAGTCCACCGGGACAGATCCCGAAGCAGGGGAACGCCACACCGAGGAGAAGCTgcgccaccagggggcagaaGTGAGTCCTGGGGCACCAggtggggaggtggggggatggggggggtccGACCCAAATCCTGAACGTGTCTCTGAGCAGAGCGACGACTCCGTCCAGGAGGAGTGAAGCCAGAACCCGGAAGAAGCCGGCGCTGGTCCCACTGtgagtgggggggcggggcggggcggggcgggggcggggcatgtTTCTGCGTTTGCACCTTGTGACTCAGCAAAGGGGCGTGTTCTGGTGCTAACAGGGCGGAGGCGACCCACGAAGACTCTCCGGCGCCGAGGAGCTCCAAGAGGAAGACGGCCCAGCTGGTGTCGTCACGCATCAGGAAGCAGCTGTgagcgggggggtgggggggcggggtctgagTCTTCCTCGCCAATCGGCTGGCCTCTCGGCTCCCCCGCCGTCCTGACCGCCACTTCCTGTCCAATCAGGAAGCTGCTGGGCAACGAGCTGATGTCAGAcggcgaggaggacgaggacgagttTCGTCCCTccaagaaggagctgcaggccagcagtgaggatgaggaggaggtggggggcggggcagcgACGAAGAGGAGGTTAACAACCGCCGACATTCTGCAACTCCTCGTTTGAGGCGAAGGCCCAGAAGGACGCCCAACGGGAAGgtggggcggcggcggcggctggagACACCCGAGGCCGTCCCCCGGCGTCTCACCTCGTCCTCTGTCCCTCAGGTCGGCCCCGGGACGCCTCAGCAGGCCAGTCCCAGCATCCCCAGCAGGTCCCTGCCGGTCCGGAGACCGGCTAACGTGCTGGAGGAGGCCAGAACCAGGTGACCCGTCAGGCCGGACCCAGACGCCGGTCCTGCCGGTCCTGACTTTGACCTGTGACCTCATGAAGGACTCCGTGTGTCTCCAGGCTCCATGTGTCCGCCGTCCCGGAGTCTCTGCCCTGCAGGGAGCAGGAGTTCCAGGACATCTACAGCTTCGTGGAGAGCAAGGTCACGGACGGCACGGGGGGGtaagacccggacccggacctggaACCGGACCCGGCTGGACCTGGGCCCGGACCCggctggacccggacccgggcccggctggacccggacctggacccggGCCCGGCtggacccggacctggacccggCTGGACCTGGGCCCGGACCCGGCtggacccggacctggacccggCTGGACCCGGACCCGAACCCCCCCGAGACTGGCACCGCGCCCTGATTGGTCCTCTGCTCCAGGTGCATGTACATCTCCGGCGTCCCGGGGACGGGGAAGACGGCCACGGTCCAGGAAGTGATGCGCTGCCTgcagcacgccgccgccgccgacgaCGTCCCGCCCTTCAACTTCATCGAGATCAACGGGATGAAGATGACGGATCCTCATCAGGCCTACGTCCAGATCCTGCAGGTGGTGGCGTCCCTAAACGGACCCCCTCCCCGCCGGAGGACGCGTTCACTGACCGTTGGACTCTCCGCCACAGAAACTGGCGGGTCAGAAGGCGACGGCCGACCACGCCGCCGCCCTGCTGGAGAAGAGATTcagcagccccgcccccaggaAGGAGACCACGGTGCTGCTGGTGGACGAAGTAAGGGTCGGCGGCGCCCCCGTATGGTTCAGTGTGAGCGCTGCGGGGGCGGGGCACAGCCAGCAAAATAGAAAAGACGAAAGAGcacaggaagccccgcccccacagcCTCGGCCTCATTATTAGTCTGATCTAGATCCCTCAagctaagctaatgctaacacggGTACGCTGCAGGTGTGAGAGGCGGAGCCGCGGAAGTTCCTGGTTGTTGATTGGTCAGATTCGACTCGCCGTTTTTAGGCCTCCTGACTTGgcggctgacctttgaccttccgTAGCTGGACCTCCTTTGGACCAGGAAGCAGAACGTCATGTACAACCTGTTCGACTGGCCGACGCGGCGCCACGCCCGCCTGGTGGTGCTGACCATCGCCAACACCATGGACCTGCCGGAGCGGATCATGATCAACAGGGTGGCCAGCAGACTggtgagtgggcggggcttagggTGGCCAGGTCTAGCTGGGCTCGCCgctcacgccgccgccgcctcctgtCCGCAGGGTCTCACCAGGATGTCCTTCCAGCCGTACTCGTtcaggcagctgcagcagatcgTCACGTCCCGGCTCAACAAGGTGAAGGCCTTCGAGGAGGACGCGCTCCAGCTGGTGTCCCGGAAGGTACCCGAGAGACGCGCCCCCCACGCCACGTCCCCCCACGCCGCGCCCCCACGCCGTGTCCCCCACGCAGCGTCCTCCCCGAGCGCCACGTCCCCCCACGCCACGTCCCCCCACGCCGCGTCCTCCCCGAGCGCCGCGCCCCCCACGCCGCGTCCTCCCCGAGCGCCGCGTCCCCCCACGCCGCGTCCTCCCCGAGCGCCGCGCCCCCCACGCCGTGTCCCCCACGGCGCGTCCTCCCCGAGCGCCGAGTCCCCCCACGCCGCGTCCTCCCCGAGCGCCGCGCCCCCCACGCCGTGTCCCCCACGCCGTGTCCCCCACGGCGCGTCCCCCCACGCCGCGTCCACCCCGAGCGCCGCGTCCCCCCACGCCGCGTCCTCCCCGAGCGCCGCGCCCCCCACGCCGCGTCCCCCACGCCGCGTCCCCCACGCAGCGTCCCCCCACGGCGCGTCCCCCCACGCCGCGTCCTCCCCGAGCGCCGCGTCCTCCCCGAGCCCCGCGCCGCCGCTCACTCTGCCCTCCTCACAGGTGGCCGCTCTGTCGGGCGACGCCCGGCGATGTCTGGACATCTGTCGCCGGGCGACGGAGATCTGCGAACACGCTGCCGCGGGATTGGTGGGGATGAGTCACGTGATGGAGGCGCTCGATGAGATGTTCTCCTCCCCCTACGTCGCGGCCATCAGGTGGGCATCGGGTTACACTGGGGAGGGGCgtggctgatgatgtcatctgaaTCCTGTGTGTCCAGGTGTGCGTCGGCGCAGGAGCAGCTCTTCCTCAGGGCGGTCATCGCCGAGTTTCGGCGGCTCGGATTGGAGGAGGCCACCTTCCAGCAGGTAGCGATGCTAATCTGAAGCTAACAGACGCACACTTCCTGGTCAGGGAGGAGCCACAGGACCTCCAGCCGACGCCCCCCTCGGCTCCCGGTTTAACTTGGAGCCGACGGGGGACCAGAAGCCGTGACGGCCGCGCGTCCTGAGTGAAGCGCTATTCCCTGTGTTCCGTCTGGCAGGTGTTCGTGCAGCATCGGGCTCTGTGCCGGCTCGAGGGGCTGCTGCCCGTGGGCGTGTCTGAGGCTCTGGGGGTGTGTCATCGTCTGGGCGCCTGccgggttctgctgctggagtccaGCCGCCTGCAGATCCTGCAGCGCGTCCGGCTCAACGTGAGCCAGGACGACGTGCTCTACGCCCTGAAGTCTGACTGAAGGAGGACCCGGTTCAGAAGTCTGACTGAAGGAGGACCCGGTTCTGAAGTCTGACTGAAGGGGGACCCGGTTCTGAAGTCTGACTGAAGGGGGACCCGGTTCCGACCCTCGGACTCTTAACGACCTTTCATTTTgcgtttcttttctttgtcttttttaactCTTTATGGGAGAATATCTCCGCAGAAATAAAGTCAACTCCACGAACGGCCTGTGTTGTCTCTGCCCTGAGTGTCGCCTGCAGGCGTTCTCTCAGGCTGATCCATATTCATTTCTTTGTAACGATCAGCATATTGAACAGGTAAACATCAGGAGTTATCTGCAGTTCTGCAGCTGATCGGCGGTGGGCGGGGCGTGGGCGGGGCCAGACTGCTNNNNNNNNNNNNNNNNNNNNNNNNNNNNNNNNNNNNNNNNNNNNNNNNNNNNNNNNNNNNNNNNNNNNNNNNNNNNNNNNNNNNNNNNNNNNNNNNNNNNTTAGTCATGAATCCAATAAAtgatgacagagaggaagaggttCAACTGaatggaaggtgtgtgtgtgtgtgtgtgtgtgtgtgtgcgtgtgtgtgtgtgtgtgtgtgtgcgtgtgtgtgtgtgtgtgtgtgtgtgcgcgtgtgtgtgtgcgcgcgcgtgtgtgtgtgtgtgtgcgcgtgtgtgtgtgtgcgtgtgtgtgtgtgcgcgtgtgtgtgtgtgcgtgtgcgtgcgcgtgtgtgtgtgtgcgcgcgtgtgtgtgtgtgtgtgtcaacgtGATCAATAACCGGATTGCTTTGTGTGCGCTGACAGACGGAGCCCATCGAGTTCGTGGAGAACATCTGTGAGAACATGCAGCTGTTCCCCAAAGAGGACGTCCTGACCGGAGACCAGCTCATGTTTGAGTACGACAGCCAGgtaaaccagcccccccccaggagaacccccccagcctccaggtaaaccagcccccccccaggagaacccccccagcctccaggtaaaccagaccccccccagcctccaggtaaaccagccccccccccagcctccaggtaaaccagcccccccccaggagaacccccccagcctccaggtaaaccagacccccccccagcctccaggtaaaccagccccccccccagcctccaggtaaaccagcccccccccaggagaaccCCCCCAGCCTCCCGGAGCCCgctgactggtgtgtgtgtgtgtgcccccccccca
Proteins encoded in this window:
- the orc1 gene encoding origin recognition complex subunit 1, with product MKYLTRLRVRRKYRWCGDPVSFNRKIRTFEYRSLAIQVEGVRRTTFVTTGQHILIEGDDDDNPFVAKVLRLFGDEGGAQMKAEVQWFVRVSEVPLGKLKLLGREPHPQEIFLYGGRSCEDEVDAQSILRPVEVRHVGGAAPFPPPGGEDVLYVKLSWDSKAFRAVDSAHLGSGAPGPRPSLPPSPPCSPPAAAPGSRPAPGRVLPTPDLAVMRRAASSTGGGGAAEAESLHSTTKLSASRCLSARRRGSTAGAAAVRKKLQLSSPDKTPPMSEDVQLLDEEESGVMLAQRLSLSPPEAPPMTLRKPPSPPGAPLDHVLLKNATVVLDKYPHETNSPVSPARDACCRDGSPPGQIPKQGNATPRRSCATRGQKATTPSRRSEARTRKKPALVPLAEATHEDSPAPRSSKRKTAQLVSSRIRKQLKLLGNELMSDGEEDEDEFRPSKKELQASSEDEEEVGGGAATKRRRRPRRTPNGKVGRRRRLETPEAVPRRLTSSSVPQVGPGTPQQASPSIPSRSLPVRRPANVLEEARTRLHVSAVPESLPCREQEFQDIYSFVESKVTDGTGGCMYISGVPGTGKTATVQEVMRCLQHAAAADDVPPFNFIEINGMKMTDPHQAYVQILQKLAGQKATADHAAALLEKRFSSPAPRKETTVLLVDELDLLWTRKQNVMYNLFDWPTRRHARLVVLTIANTMDLPERIMINRVASRLGLTRMSFQPYSFRQLQQIVTSRLNKVKAFEEDALQLVSRKVAALSGDARRCLDICRRATEICEHAAAGLVGMSHVMEALDEMFSSPYVAAIRCASAQEQLFLRAVIAEFRRLGLEEATFQQVFVQHRALCRLEGLLPVGVSEALGVCHRLGACRVLLLESSRLQILQRVRLNVSQDDVLYALKSD